In Acidobacteriota bacterium, the following proteins share a genomic window:
- the glnA gene encoding type I glutamate--ammonia ligase yields the protein MGRTFESILNLIKEQRVEMIDLKSMDLRGRPHHVTLPVKHFTPNMLKEGIGFDGSSFGYSKVESSDMVQIPDLDTAFIDPFREIPTLSFFSRIHLTDSQRSRFPQDPRWIAEKAEHMLIECGVADCSYWGPEYEFYIFSKVEYDTRVSASFYHIYPGEEFHHNAYHACNPQDIYDDFRDLASRMLMQLGINVKYHHHEVGERGQQEIEMMFDSLLRSADQAIMTKYVLFNLAHQHNLRVTFMPKPMFRQAGSGWHVHQFLTKQGQNVFYEKDRYANMSETGLFYIGGLLRHARALCALTNPSTNSYKRLVPGFEAPVAITYGKANRSSAVRIPSYVADPQMVRLEYRPPDATANPYFALSAMLMAGIDGIVNRIDPRQEGYGPFDTNIFSEAMKDKVRFLPRNLDDAMEALEQDHEFLLRGDVFPQDLLQRWIQLKRDEIMEIATMPNPFEYKLYFDI from the coding sequence ATGGGTCGCACTTTTGAATCCATCCTGAATCTGATCAAGGAACAGCGTGTGGAGATGATCGATCTGAAGTCCATGGACCTGCGGGGCCGTCCGCATCACGTGACGCTGCCGGTGAAACACTTCACCCCAAACATGCTCAAGGAAGGAATCGGCTTTGACGGCTCCAGTTTCGGGTATTCCAAAGTCGAATCCAGTGACATGGTCCAGATCCCGGACCTTGATACCGCTTTCATCGATCCGTTCCGTGAAATCCCCACACTGAGTTTTTTCTCCCGAATTCACCTGACCGATTCTCAGCGCTCCCGATTTCCGCAGGATCCCCGGTGGATTGCCGAAAAAGCGGAGCACATGCTCATTGAGTGCGGTGTGGCTGACTGTTCGTATTGGGGACCGGAATATGAATTCTACATCTTCTCGAAGGTGGAGTATGACACCCGGGTTAGCGCCTCGTTCTACCACATTTACCCGGGTGAAGAATTCCACCACAACGCGTACCACGCCTGCAATCCGCAGGATATCTATGATGATTTTCGCGATCTGGCCAGCCGCATGCTGATGCAGCTGGGCATCAACGTCAAGTACCACCACCACGAAGTGGGCGAGCGGGGACAGCAAGAGATCGAGATGATGTTCGACAGCCTGCTCCGAAGCGCCGACCAGGCGATCATGACCAAATACGTCCTGTTCAACCTGGCCCACCAACACAATCTGCGGGTGACGTTCATGCCCAAACCCATGTTTCGTCAGGCCGGCAGCGGGTGGCATGTTCACCAGTTCCTGACCAAACAGGGGCAGAATGTCTTCTATGAGAAGGACCGCTATGCCAATATGAGCGAGACAGGTCTGTTTTACATCGGCGGCCTGCTTCGGCACGCTCGGGCCCTGTGCGCCCTGACCAATCCCAGCACGAACTCATACAAGCGGCTGGTGCCCGGTTTTGAAGCACCCGTGGCCATCACCTATGGCAAGGCCAACCGCTCCAGCGCGGTTCGGATCCCGTCGTATGTGGCCGATCCTCAAATGGTCCGCTTGGAGTATCGGCCGCCCGACGCCACCGCCAATCCTTACTTCGCACTGAGCGCCATGCTGATGGCCGGCATCGACGGAATCGTCAACCGCATTGATCCGCGCCAGGAAGGATACGGACCGTTCGACACGAACATCTTCAGTGAAGCGATGAAAGACAAGGTTCGTTTCCTCCCGCGCAACTTGGACGACGCCATGGAAGCGCTGGAACAGGATCACGAGTTCCTGCTCCGCGGCGACGTGTTTCCCCAGGATCTGCTGCAACGCTGGATCCAGCTCAAGCGGGACGAGATCATGGAGATTGCCACGATGCCGAACCCGTTCGAGTACAAGCTCTATTTCGACATTTAA
- a CDS encoding carbon-nitrogen family hydrolase, whose amino-acid sequence MRVTLIQHDVSSDWDRHIQNLTAAVDEAAPYHDLVCLPELFHANYSDFPGAAMTIGSTRAKELARLSKAHPHALLIGSVALRSGDSCANSLVLMHDGQMIPFYQKIHLFPPMGEPVLFSAGQKLSVVDLIVSGVKWRIGFALCYDLRFPELFRIQAALGCQLVVVPAQWPSSRSKAWRTLLEARALENQIIVAGCNRCGKDLKESFGGYSRVVSPAGDVLASATQAASLVSVTLDRQMVEESRAFNHSQRHCRSELYRLRWLGEIESREIKLER is encoded by the coding sequence TTGAGAGTGACCCTCATTCAGCATGATGTTTCATCCGATTGGGACCGCCATATCCAGAATCTGACTGCCGCCGTCGATGAAGCGGCCCCCTATCACGATTTGGTATGCCTGCCCGAACTGTTTCATGCCAACTACTCGGATTTTCCCGGAGCCGCCATGACCATCGGTTCCACCCGGGCCAAGGAACTGGCCCGATTGTCCAAAGCGCACCCCCACGCACTCCTGATCGGCTCCGTCGCCCTGCGATCCGGCGACTCGTGCGCCAACTCGCTGGTCCTCATGCACGATGGGCAGATGATCCCCTTCTACCAGAAGATCCATCTGTTCCCACCGATGGGAGAGCCCGTGCTCTTTTCGGCCGGTCAAAAATTGTCGGTCGTGGACCTGATCGTCAGCGGTGTGAAATGGCGGATCGGCTTCGCTTTGTGCTACGACCTGCGATTTCCGGAGCTGTTCCGTATCCAGGCAGCCCTGGGTTGCCAGTTGGTGGTCGTACCCGCGCAGTGGCCGTCCAGTCGATCGAAGGCCTGGCGTACCCTTCTAGAGGCACGGGCGCTGGAAAACCAGATCATCGTTGCCGGGTGTAACCGTTGTGGCAAGGATTTGAAGGAATCCTTCGGGGGGTATTCGCGCGTCGTCAGCCCAGCCGGCGACGTGCTGGCGTCCGCCACTCAGGCGGCGAGCCTGGTGTCGGTCACCCTGGATCGTCAAATGGTGGAAGAATCCCGTGCGTTCAACCATTCCCAGCGACACTGCCGGAGTGAACTCTACCGTCTGCGGTGGCTGGGCGAGATCGAATCCCGCGAGATCAAACTGGAGCGATGA
- a CDS encoding PrsW family intramembrane metalloprotease produces MKFTESRCGLWAYCLECLPDSTMNPLWIVSLSAIGALVPMTVYTLIVWWLDRHEREPLRLVALSLLYGAVPAAGISLAVSALVEHLLVPTVLPDLFDLLAVTLFVPVIEETAKALPLYRLRRHTNFNNATDGIVYGSAIGFGFGMTENMIYFVGSFLAGGYQHWVWTMLLRTVFSATVHAFTTGLAGYFIGRIKFSRTAAGPMLGLGLAVAVLGHVSWNTMITLVAGARSMSQFQVLLVIFPAVFLGLFILMQHSLHEEARIIRQELAEEATIGVLSPPLLRQIIAAHRPWGRGRRHASITRELLTISTRLAFKKREQRCRQETFGIGALEHEIDGLRDGLRRLCLNGDNF; encoded by the coding sequence ATGAAGTTCACCGAATCCCGTTGCGGACTGTGGGCTTATTGTTTAGAATGCCTGCCGGACTCAACCATGAACCCTCTCTGGATTGTCTCCTTGTCTGCAATTGGTGCGCTGGTGCCGATGACGGTCTACACCCTGATCGTCTGGTGGCTGGACCGTCACGAGCGGGAACCTCTCCGCCTGGTGGCGCTGTCTCTGCTGTACGGGGCCGTACCCGCGGCCGGTATCAGTCTGGCGGTATCTGCGCTGGTGGAGCATCTGCTGGTGCCGACGGTCCTGCCTGATCTGTTCGACCTGCTGGCGGTCACCCTGTTCGTACCGGTGATCGAAGAGACGGCCAAGGCCCTGCCGTTGTATCGCCTCCGACGCCATACCAATTTCAACAATGCCACCGACGGGATTGTTTACGGCTCGGCGATAGGCTTCGGATTCGGGATGACCGAAAACATGATTTATTTCGTAGGCTCTTTCCTGGCTGGCGGGTACCAGCACTGGGTGTGGACCATGCTGTTGCGGACAGTGTTTTCTGCAACCGTCCACGCTTTCACCACCGGACTGGCCGGCTATTTCATCGGCCGGATCAAATTCTCACGGACCGCAGCCGGTCCCATGCTTGGGCTGGGACTGGCGGTCGCGGTGCTGGGGCACGTATCTTGGAATACGATGATCACCCTCGTTGCCGGCGCTCGGTCCATGAGCCAGTTTCAGGTGCTGCTCGTTATCTTTCCTGCCGTGTTCCTCGGGCTGTTCATCTTGATGCAGCATTCGTTGCACGAGGAGGCGCGGATCATCCGCCAGGAGCTGGCAGAGGAAGCGACAATCGGCGTTCTGTCCCCTCCGCTGCTGCGGCAAATCATCGCCGCTCACCGCCCGTGGGGCAGGGGACGGAGACACGCCAGTATCACCCGGGAACTGCTGACCATCAGCACGCGACTGGCTTTTAAAAAACGGGAGCAGCGCTGCCGGCAAGAAACCTTCGGGATTGGCGCACTGGAGCACGAGATCGACGGGCTCCGGGATGGCTTGCGCCGGTTGTGTCTAAATGGTGATAATTTTTGA
- a CDS encoding sugar transferase, whose amino-acid sequence MLAVITALPLGYQLRMSLYSMMDTLLHDVVNPVLESLPYYSWFFVVGIPVIIVFSLSSTRLRPVYKWRNLGRQVLFLLEPVALIAFILGFASFLFKLEVSRTLILSYLFVLYGLMLLARAGFLVFLSLRGNRNGQRHVVVVGNTPRIFEIGKKIEHYAEFGYLIEGYLTDLVPPGNPHPVTVLGRPEEFQTVIESRVIDEVVFIGSGNEDLKLFERISMQCEEQGIPTRLPLDFFPHAISQPSLDFIEDQAFLTFSPVPHQIPALMAKRCLDFIGAIVGLIICAPLFLAVPILIKLTSRGPVIYRQIRCGLYGRKFVLYKFRSMIDGAEDVLWEIRHLNEMNGPVFKMRNDPRITPLGRILRKTSIDEIPQFLNVLKGELSLVGPRAPLPDEVREYNRWQRRRLSVKPGLTCLWQISGRNEIDFDEWMKLDLQYIDNWSLWLDLKIILLTFPTVLFCRGAR is encoded by the coding sequence GTGCTGGCGGTGATCACCGCCTTGCCGCTTGGGTACCAGCTGCGCATGTCCCTGTACTCGATGATGGACACTCTGCTCCATGATGTGGTGAATCCCGTTCTGGAGTCGCTCCCGTATTATTCATGGTTCTTCGTGGTCGGCATCCCGGTGATCATCGTCTTTTCGCTATCGAGCACCCGGTTGCGGCCTGTGTACAAATGGCGCAACCTGGGCCGGCAGGTTCTGTTTCTCCTGGAGCCGGTTGCGCTGATCGCATTCATTCTGGGTTTCGCCTCGTTTCTGTTCAAGCTGGAAGTCAGCCGCACGCTGATATTGAGTTATCTGTTCGTGCTGTATGGCCTCATGCTGTTGGCGCGGGCAGGCTTCCTCGTCTTCCTCAGTCTGAGAGGCAACCGGAACGGCCAGCGCCATGTGGTGGTCGTGGGCAACACGCCCCGCATTTTTGAGATCGGCAAAAAGATCGAACATTACGCGGAGTTCGGCTACTTGATCGAAGGCTACCTAACCGATTTGGTGCCTCCCGGCAATCCGCACCCGGTCACCGTGTTGGGACGGCCCGAAGAGTTCCAGACGGTCATAGAGAGCCGGGTCATCGATGAGGTCGTGTTCATCGGTTCCGGGAATGAAGACCTGAAACTGTTCGAGCGTATCTCGATGCAGTGCGAAGAGCAGGGCATCCCCACTCGCCTGCCACTGGATTTTTTCCCCCACGCCATCTCGCAGCCTTCCCTGGATTTCATTGAGGATCAGGCTTTCTTGACCTTCTCGCCTGTTCCCCATCAGATCCCCGCCCTGATGGCAAAGCGGTGCCTTGATTTCATCGGCGCCATCGTGGGCCTCATCATCTGCGCCCCATTGTTCCTCGCGGTACCGATTCTCATCAAGCTCACCAGCCGCGGCCCCGTGATTTATAGGCAAATTCGGTGCGGTTTATACGGGCGCAAGTTTGTGCTGTACAAGTTCCGATCCATGATCGACGGTGCGGAGGACGTTCTCTGGGAAATCCGGCATCTGAATGAGATGAACGGACCGGTTTTCAAAATGCGCAACGATCCGCGCATCACACCGCTTGGGCGAATCCTTCGCAAGACCAGCATCGACGAGATCCCGCAATTCTTAAACGTGTTGAAGGGGGAATTGAGCCTGGTGGGACCGCGCGCGCCGCTACCCGATGAAGTTCGGGAATACAACCGCTGGCAGAGGCGGCGGTTGTCGGTCAAACCCGGTCTGACCTGTCTCTGGCAGATCTCCGGGCGCAATGAGATCGATTTCGATGAATGGATGAAACTGGACCTTCAGTATATCGACAACTGGAGCCTCTGGCTGGACCTGAAGATCATTCTGTTGACGTTTCCCACCGTCCTATTTTGCCGCGGGGCCCGCTAG
- a CDS encoding DUF3365 domain-containing protein — MAIYVLIIVALIVAVNFFYNLYSRHKEEEALVYQQARAIAGLVEAMQEFMARNQELINRSPDGHIEFKGLNPEKFSREVSALFNQSTDHRLRLISLHPRVPSNLPDAIERPILEEMARNLGMRERFSPLASERTYLYVKRLDIRSSCLTCHGGPAGSTDITGYRREGMVIGDLGGAISVRIPAAGLMESNRQRAWMQLLFALLLMGGAVVLIVHLLLRMTRLSGELSEANLNLEVQHARSTLLEKQKDDLFHMLIHDMKAPLSFMIGSLQMLQEQKVGSLNEEQEELAALVLRGCRRLETIISNLLDINRMEEGRLELKNSDVPLLPMIEDRSQPWLQLAKRQRKQFAVRVNTKHPVLRCDRLLLERILENLISNAFKHTRDGDGEIVLELTDWFEPEGVQFRLSDNGEGIPPEFIDRIFEKYSVVEGQELGQKSDTGLGLAFCHLAVQTMGGHIRAESSPGQRTVFTFFLPLKPPVT, encoded by the coding sequence TTGGCGATATACGTTCTGATCATTGTCGCGCTGATCGTGGCAGTCAATTTCTTTTATAACCTGTATTCCCGCCACAAAGAAGAAGAGGCGCTGGTGTATCAGCAGGCCCGGGCGATCGCCGGCCTGGTGGAAGCCATGCAGGAATTCATGGCCCGCAACCAGGAGCTCATCAACCGGTCACCTGACGGGCACATCGAGTTCAAGGGGCTCAATCCGGAAAAATTCAGTCGTGAGGTTTCGGCGCTCTTCAACCAATCCACCGACCACCGACTCAGATTGATCAGTCTGCATCCTCGTGTCCCCTCCAACCTGCCGGACGCGATCGAGCGGCCGATCCTGGAGGAGATGGCGCGCAATCTCGGAATGCGCGAACGGTTCAGCCCTTTGGCGTCCGAACGCACCTATCTTTACGTCAAGCGACTCGATATCCGATCCAGTTGTCTGACCTGTCACGGAGGGCCAGCGGGCTCCACGGACATCACCGGATACCGTCGGGAGGGCATGGTGATCGGCGATCTGGGTGGCGCCATCAGCGTGCGGATTCCGGCCGCCGGCCTGATGGAAAGCAATCGCCAGCGCGCCTGGATGCAGCTCCTCTTTGCGCTGCTGCTCATGGGAGGAGCGGTCGTCCTCATCGTGCATCTCCTGCTTCGGATGACCCGTTTGTCCGGCGAATTGAGCGAGGCCAACTTGAACCTCGAGGTGCAGCACGCACGATCGACTCTTTTGGAGAAGCAGAAAGACGACCTCTTCCACATGCTGATCCACGATATGAAAGCCCCTTTGTCCTTCATGATCGGATCGTTACAGATGCTCCAGGAGCAGAAAGTGGGATCGCTCAATGAGGAACAGGAAGAACTCGCTGCCTTGGTCTTGCGCGGTTGTCGCCGCCTGGAGACCATCATTTCCAATCTTTTGGATATCAATCGGATGGAGGAAGGTCGGCTCGAGCTGAAAAATTCGGACGTGCCGCTCTTGCCGATGATCGAAGACCGCAGCCAGCCATGGCTCCAGTTGGCGAAACGGCAACGTAAACAGTTTGCCGTGCGGGTGAACACGAAGCATCCGGTGCTCCGGTGCGATCGACTGCTGCTCGAGCGGATCCTTGAAAACCTGATCAGCAACGCCTTTAAGCATACCCGGGATGGCGACGGCGAAATCGTGCTTGAGTTGACGGACTGGTTCGAGCCCGAGGGTGTGCAGTTCCGTCTCAGCGACAACGGCGAGGGCATTCCGCCGGAGTTCATCGATCGCATTTTTGAAAAATACTCAGTGGTGGAAGGTCAGGAGCTCGGTCAAAAATCCGACACCGGCTTGGGCCTGGCATTCTGCCATCTGGCCGTGCAAACAATGGGCGGGCATATCCGGGCGGAGAGCTCACCGGGGCAACGCACGGTCTTCACGTTCTTCCTGCCGCTAAAGCCGCCGGTGACGTGA
- a CDS encoding VWA domain-containing protein, whose product MNRYLYKNEVYIKWLSAQAKICLNPGFEHGYDSFGVSMTGTLPNRFVRHINIALILLGLLGTAIRPQEPVGSRPVLKAESVRVVVPVTVTATDGEMITGLRKENFRLYVRNAEIIQFQFLHNTDLPMVIGYVFDHSSRTIMNRFSWNKQVVQSLIHQFGFEDVFFLGTYGTQYAEVQKPTSDRLEILTTLSNLHPYMFSSRESFWSFFKKDIRDYSKRTGAPVNKTAIALDHTLNTLAGYDLPKKALILVSDGDENLSDITLNHVQRYGVPVYALYFSGSGMGGQSLFKRGQILRTVSQETGGCIFDNLEDADPHEIGRRLSLVIRNQYLISFEPSDRLSRTKTHPIRIVLDQAGANVVYRKSFRFVKE is encoded by the coding sequence TTGAACCGTTATTTATATAAAAATGAAGTATATATCAAATGGCTCTCTGCGCAAGCCAAAATCTGCTTGAATCCGGGGTTTGAACATGGGTATGATTCATTTGGAGTAAGCATGACGGGAACACTCCCCAATCGTTTCGTTCGCCACATCAACATCGCATTGATCCTGTTGGGATTGTTGGGCACCGCCATTCGCCCGCAGGAGCCGGTCGGAAGCCGGCCGGTGTTGAAGGCGGAGTCCGTCCGGGTGGTGGTTCCGGTCACGGTGACCGCCACGGATGGCGAGATGATCACCGGGCTGCGGAAAGAGAATTTCCGGTTGTATGTCCGCAATGCGGAGATCATCCAGTTCCAATTTCTCCACAACACCGATCTGCCGATGGTCATCGGATACGTATTCGACCACAGCTCCCGAACGATCATGAACCGGTTCAGCTGGAACAAGCAGGTGGTTCAGTCCCTCATCCATCAATTCGGTTTCGAGGATGTATTCTTTCTCGGCACCTACGGCACGCAATATGCCGAGGTGCAGAAGCCAACCTCCGACCGTTTGGAGATTCTGACCACCCTGTCCAACCTGCACCCTTACATGTTCTCCAGCCGGGAATCGTTCTGGTCGTTCTTCAAAAAGGACATCCGGGATTACTCCAAGCGCACGGGGGCTCCGGTCAACAAGACGGCGATCGCCCTGGATCACACGCTCAATACGCTCGCGGGTTACGATCTGCCCAAAAAGGCGCTGATTCTGGTTTCCGATGGCGACGAGAACCTGTCCGACATTACATTGAACCACGTGCAACGCTACGGCGTGCCCGTCTACGCGCTTTATTTTTCGGGTTCGGGCATGGGCGGGCAGAGCCTGTTCAAACGGGGCCAGATCCTGCGGACAGTGAGCCAAGAAACCGGCGGTTGCATCTTCGACAACCTGGAAGACGCTGATCCTCACGAAATCGGCCGACGCCTCTCGCTGGTCATCCGCAATCAGTACCTGATCAGTTTTGAGCCGTCTGATCGATTGAGCCGGACCAAGACCCATCCCATCCGGATCGTTCTGGATCAAGCCGGCGCGAACGTCGTCTATCGCAAATCGTTCCGTTTTGTGAAAGAATAG
- a CDS encoding DUF465 domain-containing protein produces MRFEEIKEILLRQDEEFQRLADEHKRYDDALRDLSGRKYLTPHDQLREVELKKKKLQLKDRMLEIAAEYRKHNLQQ; encoded by the coding sequence ATGCGGTTCGAGGAAATCAAAGAAATTTTACTTCGGCAAGACGAGGAGTTCCAGCGCCTTGCCGATGAGCACAAACGGTACGATGACGCATTGCGTGATCTCTCCGGACGCAAATATCTCACGCCCCATGACCAACTGCGCGAAGTGGAATTGAAGAAGAAAAAACTCCAGCTCAAGGATCGCATGCTGGAAATTGCGGCGGAGTACCGCAAGCACAACTTGCAGCAGTGA
- a CDS encoding phosphatidylserine decarboxylase family protein, producing MINRDGFPFIIAAAVVAILPAWLIHPYTGIPGLAACLFCINFFRDPEREIPPGDVAVSPADGKVVAVRRLDNADPPYAWFISIFMNVFNVHVNRAPVSGRIEAYRYASGKFLPANREAATIENEHNEVVLVDGTRRVRMSQVAGLIARRIVFWKQTGDTIIKGERIGLIRFGSRVDVWLPAAAAIKVGLGQKVTAGQTILAEFTDGCD from the coding sequence ATGATCAACCGCGACGGATTCCCATTCATCATCGCCGCTGCCGTCGTGGCGATCCTGCCAGCCTGGCTGATCCATCCATATACGGGGATTCCGGGTCTGGCCGCCTGCCTGTTCTGCATCAATTTCTTTCGCGACCCAGAGCGGGAAATTCCCCCTGGAGATGTTGCCGTCTCTCCGGCGGACGGCAAGGTCGTGGCTGTTCGGCGACTCGATAACGCCGATCCGCCATATGCCTGGTTCATATCCATCTTCATGAATGTCTTCAACGTCCATGTGAACCGCGCCCCGGTGAGCGGTCGCATCGAAGCCTACCGTTATGCCAGCGGCAAGTTTCTGCCGGCGAATCGTGAAGCGGCAACCATCGAAAATGAACACAACGAAGTCGTCCTCGTGGACGGCACCCGCCGGGTGCGGATGTCCCAAGTCGCCGGATTGATCGCCCGGCGCATCGTGTTTTGGAAACAGACGGGTGATACGATCATCAAAGGGGAGCGGATCGGCTTGATCCGGTTCGGGTCCCGGGTGGATGTCTGGCTGCCGGCGGCAGCTGCCATCAAAGTCGGGCTTGGCCAGAAGGTCACCGCTGGTCAGACCATACTCGCGGAGTTCACCGATGGATGTGATTGA
- the pssA gene encoding CDP-diacylglycerol--serine O-phosphatidyltransferase has translation MDVIETDRPKPPPKRGVYILPSALTTANIFFGFYAITSALAGEFDNAAKGIGIAIVLDGLDGRIARLTGTTSKFGVQLDSLADAISFGIAPAVVLWQWHLSAYGYWGWIACFTYLIGGVMRLARFNTQNPELKHFLGLPIPAAAGCIAALVHFVQKYGHWSFFQSHAFFFGLIGLTLILGIMMISTARYGSFKNFGFRGRIASRNILLMALLLAGIWFFSHEVLLAFALVYFLSGIFGTIRRQIQQHGGLPAGKDDSKIPGIPD, from the coding sequence ATGGATGTGATTGAGACCGACCGTCCCAAACCTCCACCCAAGCGGGGTGTCTATATCCTTCCGTCAGCGCTGACCACGGCCAACATCTTCTTTGGTTTTTACGCCATCACTTCCGCACTGGCCGGAGAGTTCGATAACGCAGCCAAGGGCATCGGCATCGCCATCGTTCTCGACGGACTAGATGGTCGCATCGCACGTCTGACCGGCACTACCAGCAAATTCGGCGTTCAGCTCGATTCGCTCGCCGACGCCATCTCGTTCGGCATCGCCCCGGCGGTGGTGCTGTGGCAATGGCATCTCAGCGCATACGGCTACTGGGGCTGGATAGCCTGCTTCACGTACCTGATTGGCGGGGTGATGCGGCTCGCCCGGTTCAACACCCAGAATCCAGAATTGAAGCACTTTCTCGGTCTCCCGATTCCGGCTGCGGCGGGCTGTATCGCCGCGCTGGTCCATTTCGTTCAGAAGTATGGCCACTGGTCGTTCTTTCAATCACATGCATTTTTCTTCGGACTGATCGGGCTGACGCTGATCCTGGGAATCATGATGATCAGCACCGCCCGATACGGTAGCTTCAAGAATTTCGGTTTTCGCGGGCGGATCGCCTCGCGGAACATCCTCCTGATGGCCTTGTTGCTGGCCGGCATCTGGTTCTTCTCCCATGAAGTGCTGCTGGCGTTCGCCTTGGTTTACTTCCTGTCCGGTATCTTCGGCACCATCCGTCGCCAGATTCAGCAGCACGGCGGCTTGCCTGCAGGCAAGGACGACTCGAAGATCCCCGGCATTCCCGACTGA
- a CDS encoding flippase-like domain-containing protein, which translates to MLITAFLILYLVLSKDIDLKRSWQYVQQSDWLLLALAFVLLMSGQFICTIRWRLILLHLGIRLGLSRLVQFYLIGMFFSLFFPTVIGGDVVKVYYVRRDSGKSAAYGLASVYLERATGFFALLTYGIIGAWLHPITLTFNDFRPIGWLGLDRMDIIWIPIGFMICFLLANVVICIQYVYGLAIRLLERLGLGQAAGRIITLRDALGAFRDRPRSLALPVLLSLVNIGLVVIMNWLVARALGIQVSLIVFCAVVSLMTILVMLPISINGIGLRENSFVVLLALVGVNPEQSFALSWISFLIIVLSAMPGGICYSLLKREIPVPPGEDILNKT; encoded by the coding sequence GTGCTTATCACCGCCTTCCTGATTCTGTACTTGGTCTTGAGCAAGGACATCGATCTCAAGCGGTCCTGGCAGTACGTCCAGCAGTCCGATTGGCTGCTCCTGGCACTGGCGTTCGTGTTGCTGATGAGCGGCCAATTCATATGCACGATCCGCTGGCGGCTCATTCTGCTACACCTCGGGATCCGGCTCGGCCTAAGCCGACTGGTGCAGTTTTATCTGATCGGCATGTTTTTCTCATTGTTTTTCCCCACCGTGATCGGCGGGGACGTGGTCAAGGTGTACTATGTCCGGAGAGACAGCGGCAAATCCGCTGCGTACGGGCTGGCGTCGGTTTACCTGGAACGAGCCACCGGCTTTTTTGCCCTTCTCACCTACGGGATCATTGGCGCCTGGTTGCACCCGATCACATTGACATTCAATGATTTCCGTCCGATCGGCTGGTTGGGCTTGGATCGTATGGACATCATCTGGATCCCGATCGGATTCATGATATGCTTCCTGCTAGCCAATGTCGTCATCTGCATCCAGTATGTTTATGGTCTTGCGATCCGGCTGCTGGAGCGGCTGGGGCTCGGTCAGGCGGCCGGGCGAATCATCACCCTGCGCGACGCGCTGGGCGCATTCCGCGACCGCCCCCGGTCGCTGGCGTTGCCGGTCCTGTTATCGTTAGTCAATATCGGGCTGGTGGTGATCATGAACTGGCTGGTCGCCCGAGCCCTCGGCATTCAGGTGAGCCTGATCGTGTTTTGCGCCGTTGTATCCCTGATGACCATCCTGGTCATGCTGCCCATCAGCATCAATGGCATCGGCCTGCGCGAGAACTCCTTCGTTGTGCTGCTGGCGCTTGTCGGGGTCAATCCGGAGCAGAGTTTTGCGCTGTCATGGATCAGTTTCCTGATTATCGTCCTGTCCGCCATGCCGGGCGGGATCTGCTACTCCTTGTTGAAACGTGAAATCCCGGTGCCACCCGGCGAGGATATCCTCAATAAAACCTGA